In one Tessaracoccus palaemonis genomic region, the following are encoded:
- a CDS encoding cell division protein PerM: MARNRAPRTVAVDVDAPSAPTPARLPLPWWLVAVGGPVAVLAVGWVLVAAFCAVGWLTSPEADLGAALRLATSVLLLAHGGTVLIGGQAVSLAPLGLTALLVFVAIPVSSLAARLAASHGQDPDDTGELLVDGEAVALRVAGTFAGVYFAVVLLVGALLEAVTPGLVIGTIVVAAVSGLWGASRGVGYDPTAVWPSWLQAVPKAMAAALLVVLAGASAALALALWSGQQHVADIVVALEGGAVGTILLVVLHLLYLPNLVLACASWVLGAGITFGDGTLVTVATSDVGILPSIPALGAVPTGDMAPAQLWWLVVGVLGGLVAGVVIALARPRARFDETALVGGLSGVLAGLLVAAACALGSGGLGTGRLAEVGARFPELLIFAPTILGLSGLTGGLAVGLLRREWPERRRPEDGGPTPDPVDDAAGDMA, encoded by the coding sequence ATGGCGCGCAACAGGGCCCCACGCACCGTGGCCGTCGACGTCGACGCTCCCAGCGCGCCGACGCCGGCGCGGCTGCCGCTGCCGTGGTGGCTCGTCGCCGTCGGGGGCCCCGTCGCGGTGCTGGCCGTGGGCTGGGTGCTCGTCGCCGCGTTCTGCGCTGTCGGGTGGCTGACCTCTCCCGAGGCCGACCTCGGCGCGGCCCTGCGGCTCGCCACCTCTGTGCTCCTGCTCGCGCACGGCGGGACGGTGCTCATCGGCGGCCAGGCCGTCTCACTCGCGCCGCTCGGCCTCACGGCCCTGCTCGTGTTCGTCGCGATCCCCGTCTCATCGTTGGCGGCGAGACTCGCCGCATCGCACGGGCAGGATCCCGACGACACCGGCGAGCTGCTCGTCGACGGCGAGGCCGTCGCGCTGCGGGTCGCCGGCACGTTCGCGGGGGTGTACTTCGCGGTCGTCCTCCTGGTCGGCGCGCTGCTCGAGGCCGTCACGCCCGGCCTCGTGATCGGCACGATCGTCGTCGCGGCCGTCTCCGGCCTGTGGGGGGCCAGCAGGGGAGTGGGCTACGACCCGACCGCGGTCTGGCCCTCCTGGCTGCAGGCGGTGCCGAAGGCCATGGCCGCGGCGCTGCTGGTCGTGCTCGCGGGCGCGTCGGCGGCACTGGCGCTGGCCCTCTGGTCCGGGCAGCAGCATGTTGCCGACATCGTCGTGGCGCTGGAGGGCGGCGCGGTCGGGACCATCCTGCTCGTCGTCCTGCACCTGCTCTACCTGCCGAACCTCGTGCTGGCCTGCGCCTCCTGGGTGCTCGGCGCGGGCATCACCTTCGGCGACGGGACCCTCGTCACGGTCGCCACCAGCGACGTCGGCATCCTGCCGTCCATCCCCGCGCTGGGTGCGGTGCCAACGGGCGACATGGCGCCAGCGCAGCTGTGGTGGCTCGTCGTCGGCGTGCTCGGCGGGCTCGTCGCAGGCGTGGTCATCGCGCTCGCCCGCCCCCGCGCCCGCTTCGACGAGACGGCCCTGGTCGGCGGCCTGTCCGGCGTGCTCGCCGGGCTGCTGGTCGCCGCGGCCTGCGCGCTGGGCTCCGGCGGCCTCGGCACAGGCCGGCTCGCGGAGGTCGGCGCCCGGTTCCCCGAACTGCTGATCTTCGCCCCGACCATCCTCGGGCTCTCCGGCCTGACCGGTGGGCTCGCCGTCGGCCTGCTGAGACGTGAGTGGCCGGAGCGCCGCCGCCCCGAGGACGGCGGGCCGACCCCGGATCCGGTGGACGACGCCGCCGGCGACATGGCCTAG
- the purN gene encoding phosphoribosylglycinamide formyltransferase yields the protein MTCSVVVLASGSGTLCQALIDAVRDSRVDARVAAVVSDRTDAEVLTRARAAGIPAVAHPLARGADRAAWDEELTAIVDGFAPDLVASAGFMKLLGAAFLGRFGGRVINTHPSLLPAFPGMHGPRDALAAGVKLAGATVFVVDAGIDTGRILLQGAVDVLPDDDVETLHERIKVVERRLLVQAVDDWKKEHP from the coding sequence GTGACCTGCTCCGTCGTCGTCCTCGCCTCCGGCTCCGGGACGCTCTGCCAGGCCCTGATCGACGCCGTCCGCGACTCCCGTGTCGACGCGCGCGTCGCGGCCGTGGTCAGCGACCGGACCGACGCCGAGGTGCTGACGCGGGCGCGCGCGGCCGGGATTCCCGCCGTCGCGCATCCCCTTGCCAGGGGCGCGGACCGCGCGGCCTGGGACGAGGAGCTCACCGCGATCGTCGACGGCTTCGCCCCGGACCTGGTCGCCTCCGCGGGGTTCATGAAGCTGCTCGGCGCGGCCTTCCTCGGCCGATTCGGCGGACGCGTCATCAACACCCACCCCTCGCTGCTGCCCGCGTTCCCCGGCATGCACGGGCCGCGGGACGCCCTGGCCGCCGGTGTCAAGCTGGCGGGCGCCACTGTCTTCGTCGTCGACGCGGGGATCGACACCGGTAGGATCCTGCTGCAGGGTGCGGTGGACGTCCTGCCCGATGACGATGTCGAGACACTCCATGAGCGGATCAAGGTGGTCGAACGCCGGCTGCTCGTGCAGGCGGTCGACGACTGGAAGAAGGAACACCCGTGA
- the purH gene encoding bifunctional phosphoribosylaminoimidazolecarboxamide formyltransferase/IMP cyclohydrolase, with product MSDVIPLRRALVSVYDKTGLVELGRDVAAAGVEIVSTGSTAARLAEAGVPVTPVEQLTGFPECLDGRVKTLHPFVHAGILADRRLESHVAQLDELGIAPFDLVITNLYPFQATVDSGASEDECVEQIDIGGPTMVRAAAKNHASVAVVTSAEQYPALREALQGGGFTLAQRKQLAAAAFVHTASYDVAVAGWMGSVVTDSSEGTGFPSWVGRTWLKVADLRYGENSHQSAAVYRNGDGTAGLADATQLHGKEMSYNNYVDADAAHRAAYDFEGSAVAIIKHANPCGIAMGSDIAEAHRKAHACDPVSAFGGVIAANRNVSLEMAEQVREIFTEVIVAPGYEEGAVELLSRKKNLRILIAGPSADAGLVLREIDGGALLQQVDEIDAPGDDVANWTLAAGEPADEATLADLAFAWRAVRSVKSNAILLASDGASVGVGMGQVNRVDSCHLAVDRAGDRAAGSVAASDAFFPFADGAQVLLDAGVKAIVQPGGSVRDQEVIDAVAAAGVTMYFTGTRHFFH from the coding sequence GTGAGTGATGTCATCCCGCTGCGCCGGGCCCTCGTATCCGTCTACGACAAGACCGGACTGGTCGAGCTGGGGCGCGACGTCGCCGCCGCCGGCGTCGAGATCGTCTCGACGGGCTCGACCGCCGCGCGGCTCGCCGAGGCCGGCGTGCCGGTGACCCCCGTCGAGCAGCTGACCGGCTTCCCCGAGTGCCTCGACGGGCGTGTGAAGACGCTCCACCCGTTCGTGCACGCGGGCATCCTCGCGGACCGACGCCTCGAGTCGCATGTGGCCCAGCTCGACGAGCTCGGTATCGCGCCCTTCGACCTGGTCATCACGAACCTGTACCCGTTCCAGGCCACCGTCGACTCCGGCGCGAGCGAGGACGAGTGCGTCGAGCAGATCGACATCGGCGGCCCCACCATGGTCCGCGCCGCGGCCAAGAACCACGCGTCGGTCGCCGTCGTCACGTCGGCCGAGCAGTACCCGGCGCTCCGCGAGGCGCTGCAGGGCGGCGGCTTCACTCTCGCCCAGCGCAAGCAGCTCGCCGCGGCGGCCTTCGTGCACACCGCCAGCTACGACGTGGCCGTCGCGGGCTGGATGGGCTCCGTCGTGACCGACTCCTCCGAGGGCACCGGCTTCCCGTCCTGGGTGGGGCGCACCTGGCTCAAGGTCGCCGACCTGCGTTACGGCGAGAACTCGCACCAGAGTGCCGCCGTCTACCGCAACGGCGACGGCACCGCGGGCCTCGCCGATGCCACGCAGCTGCACGGCAAGGAGATGAGCTACAACAACTACGTCGACGCCGACGCCGCGCACCGCGCCGCCTATGACTTCGAGGGCTCTGCGGTCGCGATCATCAAGCACGCCAACCCCTGCGGCATCGCCATGGGCTCCGACATCGCCGAGGCCCACCGCAAGGCCCACGCCTGCGACCCCGTCTCCGCCTTCGGTGGAGTCATCGCGGCCAACCGTAACGTCTCGCTCGAGATGGCCGAGCAGGTGCGCGAGATCTTCACAGAGGTCATCGTCGCGCCCGGCTACGAGGAGGGCGCAGTCGAACTGCTCTCGCGCAAGAAGAACCTCCGCATCCTGATCGCCGGTCCCTCGGCCGACGCGGGCCTCGTGCTGCGCGAGATCGACGGCGGCGCGCTCCTGCAGCAGGTCGACGAGATCGACGCCCCCGGCGATGACGTGGCCAACTGGACGCTCGCCGCGGGCGAGCCCGCCGACGAGGCGACGCTGGCCGACCTCGCGTTCGCGTGGCGGGCCGTGCGCTCCGTCAAGTCGAACGCCATCCTGCTCGCCTCCGACGGCGCCTCCGTCGGCGTCGGCATGGGCCAGGTCAACCGCGTCGACTCCTGCCACCTGGCCGTCGACCGCGCCGGCGACCGGGCCGCCGGATCCGTCGCGGCCTCCGATGCGTTCTTCCCCTTCGCCGACGGTGCCCAGGTGCTCCTCGACGCGGGAGTGAAGGCGATCGTGCAGCCCGGCGGCTCGGTGCGTGACCAGGAGGTCATCGACGCGGTCGCCGCCGCCGGCGTGACCATGTACTTCACCGGCACCCGCCACTTCTTCCACTGA
- a CDS encoding bifunctional methylenetetrahydrofolate dehydrogenase/methenyltetrahydrofolate cyclohydrolase: protein MTAQALDGKATAAAIKAELVGRVAALRDRGIYPGLATVLVGSDPASQNYVRMKHRDCEQVGIESIRVELPADATSDQLRVAIERLNEDPGCTGYIVQLPLPRHLDENWALSLIDPDKDADGLHPINLGRLVLNEPGTLPCTPRGIVELLRRHDVELNGAHVVVVGRGITVGRPLGLILTRRSENATVTLCHTGTRDLADHTRRADIVVAAAGVPGMITADMVREGAALVDVGVSRVDGRTTGDLAADVWDKAAWVTPNPGGVGPMTRAMLLSNVVDRSEALHAG, encoded by the coding sequence GTGACGGCACAGGCACTCGACGGCAAGGCCACCGCGGCCGCGATCAAGGCCGAGCTGGTCGGTCGCGTCGCCGCGCTGCGTGACCGCGGTATCTACCCCGGACTAGCGACGGTGCTCGTCGGCTCCGACCCGGCCAGCCAGAACTACGTGCGGATGAAGCACCGCGACTGCGAGCAGGTCGGCATCGAGTCGATCCGTGTCGAGCTGCCCGCCGATGCGACGTCGGACCAGCTGCGCGTCGCGATCGAGCGGCTCAACGAGGACCCCGGCTGCACGGGATACATCGTCCAGCTGCCCCTGCCGCGACATCTCGACGAGAACTGGGCGCTCAGCCTGATCGACCCCGACAAGGACGCCGACGGGCTGCACCCGATCAACCTCGGTCGGCTCGTGCTCAACGAGCCCGGCACGCTGCCCTGCACCCCGCGTGGCATCGTCGAACTGCTGCGCCGCCACGACGTGGAGCTCAACGGGGCCCATGTGGTGGTCGTGGGCCGCGGCATCACCGTCGGCCGCCCGCTGGGGCTGATCCTGACGCGCCGCAGCGAGAACGCCACCGTGACCCTCTGCCACACGGGAACCCGCGACCTGGCGGACCACACGCGCCGCGCCGACATCGTCGTAGCGGCCGCGGGCGTGCCGGGGATGATCACAGCGGACATGGTCCGCGAGGGTGCGGCGCTGGTCGATGTCGGCGTCAGCCGCGTCGACGGCAGGACCACCGGCGACCTCGCCGCGGACGTGTGGGACAAGGCCGCCTGGGTCACGCCGAACCCCGGCGGCGTCGGCCCGATGACCCGCGCGATGCTGCTCAGCAACGTGGTGGACCGCTCCGAGGCCCTGCATGCCGGATAA
- a CDS encoding DUF3017 domain-containing protein has protein sequence MPDKRDKPAATFPSSPWALGAALALVGFAAGFAAFGYWRRSALMMSAALLLAGFLRLVLPRRAAGLLVVRRRWIDVAVLFALGVLIAVVSLVVPPSR, from the coding sequence ATGCCGGATAAGCGCGACAAGCCGGCCGCGACCTTCCCGTCGAGTCCGTGGGCGCTCGGCGCCGCGTTGGCTCTCGTGGGGTTCGCGGCCGGTTTCGCCGCGTTCGGCTACTGGCGTCGTTCGGCGCTGATGATGTCGGCCGCGCTGCTGCTCGCCGGGTTCCTCCGACTCGTCCTGCCGCGCCGAGCCGCCGGGCTGCTGGTCGTGCGCCGCCGGTGGATCGACGTTGCGGTGTTGTTCGCACTTGGCGTGCTGATCGCGGTCGTCTCGCTCGTGGTGCCGCCGTCGCGGTGA
- a CDS encoding vitamin K epoxide reductase family protein, with protein sequence MQQAVEDVDLAPNRGTDPRPWPKPRDRYIVFGEMLLFATLSLIASFVLSYDAIILARNPDAILSCSINAIFDCAKVGTTWQANVFGFPNAFLGLIAEPVVMTIAVASLCGTRFPRWFMFTANIVYFLGVVFAYWLLVQSTFVIGALCPWCILVTISTTFVFWSMTRWNILEENLFLPPAAQAKARAFVDGGWMTITLMAWLVLVGLLEVLKWVFNIL encoded by the coding sequence ATGCAGCAAGCCGTTGAAGACGTCGACCTGGCCCCCAACAGGGGGACGGACCCCCGCCCGTGGCCGAAGCCGCGCGACCGCTACATCGTCTTCGGGGAGATGCTGCTGTTCGCGACGCTCAGCCTCATCGCCTCCTTCGTGTTGTCCTACGACGCGATCATCCTCGCCAGGAACCCCGACGCGATCCTCAGCTGCTCGATCAACGCGATCTTCGACTGCGCCAAGGTCGGCACCACCTGGCAGGCCAACGTCTTCGGCTTCCCCAACGCGTTCCTCGGCCTGATCGCCGAGCCGGTCGTCATGACCATCGCCGTCGCGTCCCTGTGCGGCACGCGCTTCCCGCGCTGGTTCATGTTCACCGCGAACATCGTCTACTTCCTGGGTGTCGTCTTCGCCTACTGGCTGCTCGTCCAGAGCACCTTCGTGATCGGCGCCCTGTGCCCGTGGTGCATCCTCGTGACGATCTCCACCACCTTCGTCTTCTGGTCCATGACCAGGTGGAACATCCTCGAGGAGAACCTGTTCCTGCCACCCGCGGCCCAGGCGAAGGCCCGCGCCTTCGTCGACGGCGGCTGGATGACCATCACCCTGATGGCCTGGCTCGTCCTGGTGGGGCTGCTCGAGGTGCTCAAGTGGGTGTTCAACATCCTCTGA
- a CDS encoding malate dehydrogenase, translating to MSTEAPLKIAVTGAAGQICYSLLFRIASGSLLGDRPIELRLLEITPALKALEGVVMELDDCAFGNLVNIEIGDDPRKVFDGVHAAMLVGAMPRKAGMERGDLLSANGAIFTAQGKALNDVAADDVKVLVTGNPANTNALIAMKNAPDIPASQFNALTRLDHNRAKSQLAAKLGVPVTEVSHMTIWGNHSATQYPDLFNAKVGGKNAAELVGDEAWIENDFIPTVAKRGAAIIAARGLSSAASAANATVEHMRDWILGTPEGDWVSMAVPSDGSYGVPEGLISSFPCTVKDGKYEIVQGLELGEFSRAKIDASVAELVDERNAVTELGLI from the coding sequence ATGAGCACTGAGGCTCCCCTCAAGATCGCCGTCACCGGCGCCGCCGGCCAGATCTGCTACAGCCTGCTGTTCCGCATCGCCAGCGGGTCGCTGCTCGGCGACCGGCCGATCGAGCTGCGTCTCCTCGAGATCACCCCTGCGCTGAAGGCGCTCGAGGGTGTCGTCATGGAGCTCGACGACTGCGCATTCGGCAACCTGGTCAACATCGAGATCGGTGACGATCCCCGCAAGGTCTTCGACGGCGTGCACGCCGCCATGCTCGTCGGCGCCATGCCCCGCAAGGCCGGCATGGAGCGTGGCGACCTGCTGTCGGCCAACGGCGCCATCTTCACGGCGCAGGGCAAGGCTCTCAACGACGTGGCGGCCGACGATGTCAAGGTGCTCGTGACGGGCAACCCCGCGAACACCAACGCGCTCATCGCCATGAAGAACGCCCCCGACATCCCCGCCTCGCAGTTCAACGCGCTGACGCGCCTCGACCACAACCGCGCAAAGTCGCAGCTCGCGGCCAAGCTCGGCGTGCCGGTCACCGAGGTCAGCCACATGACCATCTGGGGCAACCACTCCGCCACGCAGTACCCGGACCTGTTCAACGCCAAGGTCGGCGGGAAGAACGCGGCCGAGCTCGTGGGCGACGAGGCGTGGATCGAGAACGACTTCATCCCCACCGTCGCCAAGCGCGGCGCCGCCATCATCGCCGCCCGCGGCCTCTCGTCGGCCGCCTCTGCGGCCAACGCGACCGTCGAGCACATGCGCGACTGGATCCTCGGCACCCCGGAGGGTGACTGGGTCTCGATGGCCGTGCCGTCCGACGGCTCCTACGGGGTTCCCGAGGGTCTGATCTCCTCGTTCCCGTGCACCGTCAAGGATGGTAAGTACGAGATCGTGCAGGGCCTCGAGCTCGGCGAGTTCTCGCGCGCCAAGATCGACGCCTCCGTCGCGGAGCTGGTCGACGAGCGCAACGCCGTCACCGAGCTCGGCCTCATCTGA
- a CDS encoding solute symporter family protein yields MKLLETLGNPAINIAIFAAFVVVTMFIVIRVTAGGKKKAGDFYTGGAQFDGRQNGFAIAGDYLSAASFLGIVGAVALYGYDGLLYSVGFLVAWLVALLLVAEPMRNTGKYTMADVLSFRLKQKPVRLAAAISTLAVTFFYLLAQMAGAGGLVSLLLGISDPAAQNIVIVIVGLLMVAYVLIGGMKGTTWVQMIKAVLLISGALVMTVWVLAMAGFNLSGLIGEAMNTTAAQGSEINLIEPMSKYKDPVALVSLGMALVLGASGLPHVLMRFYTVPTAKEARRSVTWAIGLIGAFYLFTMVLGYGAAWLVGPEAINGMPGKANAAAPALAFELGGAILMAIICGIAFATILAVVAGLTITASASFAHDIYNSVIKDGKADPAKEIRVARWTSVTIGLIAIVGGIAANGQNIAFLVALAFAVAASANLPSILYSLYWKKFSTAGAVWSIFGGLFTAVVLIIFSPAVSGAPTAMFPDLDFAWFPIDSPAIVSVPVGFLLGWLGSVVKPDGPEYADVAAEMEVRSMTGAGAEGALDH; encoded by the coding sequence ATGAAGCTTCTTGAGACCCTGGGCAATCCCGCCATCAACATCGCGATCTTCGCGGCCTTCGTCGTCGTCACGATGTTCATCGTGATCCGCGTCACCGCGGGCGGCAAGAAGAAGGCCGGCGACTTCTACACCGGCGGCGCGCAGTTCGACGGCAGGCAGAACGGCTTCGCCATCGCGGGCGACTACCTGTCGGCCGCCTCCTTCCTCGGCATCGTCGGCGCCGTGGCCCTGTACGGCTACGACGGCCTCCTCTACTCCGTGGGATTCCTCGTCGCCTGGCTGGTCGCACTCCTGCTGGTCGCGGAGCCCATGCGCAACACCGGCAAGTACACGATGGCCGACGTGCTGAGCTTCCGGCTCAAGCAGAAGCCCGTCCGCCTCGCGGCCGCGATCTCCACGCTGGCGGTCACCTTCTTCTACCTGCTGGCCCAGATGGCCGGCGCGGGCGGTCTGGTGTCGCTGCTGCTCGGCATCAGCGACCCGGCCGCGCAGAACATCGTCATCGTGATCGTCGGCCTGCTGATGGTCGCCTATGTCCTCATCGGCGGCATGAAGGGCACGACCTGGGTCCAGATGATCAAGGCCGTGCTGCTGATCTCCGGCGCGCTGGTCATGACTGTGTGGGTGCTCGCGATGGCGGGCTTCAACCTGTCGGGGCTCATCGGCGAGGCGATGAACACCACCGCCGCGCAGGGCTCCGAGATCAACCTGATCGAGCCCATGTCGAAGTACAAGGACCCGGTCGCCCTGGTCTCCCTCGGCATGGCTCTGGTGCTCGGCGCGTCGGGCCTCCCGCACGTGCTGATGCGCTTCTACACCGTGCCGACCGCCAAGGAGGCGCGCCGCTCGGTCACGTGGGCCATCGGCCTGATCGGCGCGTTCTACCTGTTCACGATGGTGCTCGGCTACGGCGCAGCGTGGCTCGTCGGCCCGGAGGCCATCAACGGCATGCCGGGCAAGGCCAACGCGGCGGCGCCTGCGCTGGCGTTCGAGCTCGGCGGGGCGATCCTGATGGCGATCATCTGCGGCATCGCGTTCGCCACCATCCTGGCGGTCGTCGCCGGCCTGACCATCACCGCGTCGGCGTCGTTCGCGCACGACATCTACAACTCGGTGATCAAGGACGGCAAGGCCGATCCGGCCAAGGAGATCAGGGTCGCACGCTGGACGTCGGTCACGATCGGCCTCATCGCGATCGTCGGCGGCATCGCCGCGAACGGGCAGAACATCGCCTTCCTTGTCGCGCTGGCCTTCGCCGTCGCGGCCTCGGCGAACCTGCCGTCGATCCTCTACTCGCTGTACTGGAAGAAGTTCTCCACCGCCGGCGCGGTGTGGTCGATCTTCGGCGGCCTGTTCACCGCCGTCGTGTTGATCATCTTCTCGCCCGCCGTGTCGGGGGCACCGACGGCGATGTTCCCCGACCTGGACTTCGCGTGGTTCCCGATCGATTCCCCGGCCATCGTCTCGGTGCCTGTCGGCTTCCTCCTCGGCTGGCTCGGCTCGGTCGTGAAGCCGGACGGACCCGAGTACGCCGATGTGGCCGCCGAGATGGAGGTCCGCTCCATGACCGGCGCGGGCGCCGAGGGCGCCCTCGACCACTGA
- a CDS encoding DUF485 domain-containing protein, which produces MPDSLTDPSKGTIPPEEFRRVQGSPEFTQLRKVFRSFAFPMTAVFLVWYLAYVLASILAKDLMMTHVFGNVTVGIIFGLLQFVSTFLITWLYIRHMNKDVDPIATKLRTELEESAR; this is translated from the coding sequence ATGCCCGATTCACTGACCGACCCGAGCAAGGGCACGATCCCACCTGAAGAGTTCCGGCGGGTCCAGGGCTCGCCGGAGTTCACCCAGCTGCGGAAGGTCTTCCGGTCCTTCGCCTTTCCGATGACCGCCGTGTTCCTCGTCTGGTACCTCGCCTACGTCCTGGCCTCCATCCTGGCCAAGGACCTCATGATGACCCACGTGTTCGGCAACGTCACCGTCGGCATCATCTTCGGACTGCTCCAGTTCGTGAGCACCTTCCTCATCACCTGGCTCTACATCCGCCACATGAACAAGGACGTCGATCCCATCGCCACCAAGCTGCGTACCGAACTCGAGGAGAGCGCACGATGA
- a CDS encoding formyltetrahydrofolate deformylase, which produces MCVMDLNVVTLTCPDRPGIVHAITGGIVAAGGNITELQQFSSPDSGLFFTRIQVSGAGEQELRNAISVTTTGFGARLRVDDATRPLRTLILASKAGHAVNDLLFRWQSGDLPVDIVRIMANHQVLAPMAEFYEVPFTSRVVTKETKGEFEDEIRRVVEEESIELVVLARYMQILSPELCEFLAWRAINIHHSFLPGFKGANPYRQAHTRGVKLIGATAHFVTSDLDEGPIIEQNVVRVDHTMEVPKLVRKGQAQESQTLAEAVRLFAEHRVLADGDRTVIFR; this is translated from the coding sequence ATGTGCGTCATGGACCTGAACGTTGTCACCCTGACCTGCCCCGACCGTCCCGGCATCGTGCATGCGATCACCGGAGGAATCGTGGCCGCGGGAGGCAACATCACCGAGTTGCAGCAGTTCTCCTCCCCGGACTCCGGCCTGTTCTTCACGCGCATCCAGGTTTCGGGCGCCGGCGAGCAGGAGCTGCGCAACGCGATCTCCGTGACCACGACGGGGTTCGGGGCCCGTCTCCGTGTCGACGATGCGACCAGGCCGCTGCGGACCCTGATCCTCGCGTCCAAGGCCGGGCACGCCGTCAACGACCTGCTCTTCCGCTGGCAGAGCGGTGACCTGCCCGTCGACATCGTGCGCATCATGGCGAACCACCAGGTGCTGGCCCCGATGGCCGAGTTCTACGAGGTGCCGTTCACCAGCCGGGTGGTCACGAAGGAGACGAAGGGGGAGTTCGAGGACGAGATCCGACGTGTCGTGGAGGAGGAGAGCATCGAGCTCGTCGTGCTGGCCCGTTACATGCAGATCCTCAGCCCCGAGCTGTGCGAGTTCCTCGCGTGGCGGGCGATCAACATCCACCACTCGTTCCTGCCGGGCTTCAAGGGCGCCAACCCGTACCGTCAGGCGCATACGCGCGGCGTCAAGCTGATCGGAGCAACGGCCCACTTCGTCACCAGCGACCTCGACGAGGGCCCGATCATCGAGCAGAACGTCGTGCGCGTCGACCACACGATGGAGGTGCCCAAGCTGGTCCGCAAGGGCCAGGCCCAGGAGTCGCAGACGCTGGCCGAGGCGGTGCGGCTGTTCGCCGAGCACCGCGTGCTGGCCGACGGCGACCGCACCGTCATCTTCCGCTGA
- a CDS encoding hemolysin family protein — MAADIALVFVFILIGGVFAAAEMSMVTLRESQVRALAAKGKRGQAIEQLTSNPNLFLSSVQIGVTVSGFLSAAFGGATIADAISPAFVAMGMPDAVAGTVALVLVTVAISYFSIVIGELTAKRLAMQRAEAFALGLAPLVSGISRLARPVIWFLDVSTNFLVRLLGGDPARTKDQVTDEELRAMVVASSTLGAEERTIVEEVFTAGERSLREVMVPRTEVDFLAGDMPIQQAYREVRGASHSRYPVTDGSNDRIIGFLHVRDLMDVEGQARRGDVASLAREVLFLPETVKILRALTAMRSARSHLAIVRDEYGGTAGIVTIEDLVEELVGDITDEYDEDPTTSLHREVNEVDGLTTIEEFAELTGYEIPDGPYDTVAGYFMAQLGALPQLDSQVSVALRPEGDREGTPAVLTLTVTQLDGRRAAWFSLRREAAPDGEADGG, encoded by the coding sequence ATGGCCGCAGACATCGCGCTCGTCTTCGTCTTCATCCTGATCGGTGGGGTGTTCGCGGCTGCCGAGATGTCGATGGTCACGCTCCGGGAGAGCCAGGTGCGCGCGCTCGCGGCGAAGGGTAAGCGCGGCCAGGCCATCGAGCAGCTGACCAGCAACCCGAACCTCTTCCTCAGCTCGGTGCAGATCGGCGTGACCGTCTCCGGGTTCCTGTCCGCGGCCTTCGGCGGCGCGACGATCGCCGACGCCATCAGCCCGGCCTTCGTCGCGATGGGCATGCCCGATGCGGTCGCCGGGACGGTGGCCCTCGTGCTCGTCACGGTCGCGATCTCCTACTTCTCCATCGTGATCGGCGAGCTGACGGCCAAGCGGCTCGCCATGCAGCGGGCCGAGGCCTTCGCGCTCGGGCTGGCCCCGCTCGTCTCCGGCATCTCACGGCTCGCGCGGCCCGTGATCTGGTTCCTCGACGTGTCGACGAACTTCCTGGTCCGCCTGCTCGGCGGCGACCCGGCGCGGACCAAGGACCAGGTGACGGACGAGGAGTTGCGCGCGATGGTCGTCGCCTCGTCGACGCTGGGCGCTGAGGAGCGGACCATCGTCGAGGAGGTGTTCACGGCGGGGGAGCGGTCGCTGCGCGAGGTGATGGTGCCCCGCACCGAGGTCGACTTCCTCGCCGGGGACATGCCCATCCAGCAGGCCTACCGCGAGGTGCGCGGAGCATCGCACTCGCGCTACCCCGTCACCGACGGCAGCAACGACCGCATCATCGGCTTCCTGCACGTGCGCGACCTGATGGACGTCGAGGGGCAGGCGCGCAGAGGCGACGTCGCGAGCCTAGCCCGGGAGGTGCTGTTCCTGCCGGAGACCGTCAAGATCCTGCGTGCGCTGACCGCCATGCGTTCGGCCCGCTCCCACCTCGCGATCGTGCGCGACGAGTACGGCGGCACCGCCGGCATCGTCACGATCGAAGACCTCGTCGAGGAACTGGTCGGCGACATCACCGACGAGTACGACGAGGACCCGACCACCTCCCTGCACCGCGAGGTCAACGAGGTCGACGGGCTCACCACCATCGAGGAGTTCGCCGAGCTCACGGGCTACGAGATCCCCGACGGCCCCTACGACACGGTCGCCGGGTACTTCATGGCCCAGCTCGGTGCCCTGCCGCAGCTCGACTCCCAGGTGAGCGTCGCGCTGCGGCCCGAGGGCGACAGGGAGGGGACGCCCGCCGTCCTCACCCTCACCGTGACGCAGCTCGACGGCCGTCGCGCCGCCTGGTTCTCGCTGCGACGCGAGGCGGCCCCCGACGGCGAGGCCGACGGTGGCTGA